The DNA region GTGGCGCAGAGGGAAGCGTCGAGGTTAAGAATACCATGTCCACCAAGTCTGTTCCCTCCTGAAGCAGCTGCTCTCCAGCAGCTCTTCAGTCCACAAGTCCAGCAACGCCTGCTGAAGGACTGTCAAAAGGAAAGAATGGATGCTCTCGGGGGAAACACGGGTGCTAAGGTGAGTTACCGTGGGTGGAGTTGTATTTGTGTCATCCCAGCACAGAAAAAGCTCCCTTTCGAAAAAAACTGAGCTTATTGGCTGCTCCGCATGTCCTGTGTCACTGTTTGTAGGAGGCAACATTTCCTCTTCCGGCCACTCTCCAGGGGGCTACTTCCATGAGCTCTGTTGTTCCCGCAGAAGGGCACGGCATTCCAGAGCCATCGTCGTTGCCCTCACAGAGCCCGCGAGAGATTTTCCCTTCTAGCGAAAATCGGGGTGCACCGCGAGCTCATAGGCTGTCGTCCGTTGAgatgcgttttctctctcacctgcACCAACGAGGGCAAACGAATCAGCTGGATGAGCACGACCCTTTCAGGGCACGACTCGTGTCATTTGCTCAATCGGCTCTGCTGAGGCGAAATtcgcaggcagagacaggcgctaCAAAGCTACACCCAAACGAGTCCCCCCGGACGGTAATGAGGCGGGACTCCTTTGCTCGGTCGCCTTCACCTAACACACAGGGAGCTCGCACCAACGGTATGCCTGCTTACCAGGGAAGTGTTCCACATCCAACAAGTGCTCGACCTCagctttttccttctctgcctttcgcTGACAAAGTGCCGACGGAGTGTACATCTGGAACCGACGGTCCTCGACAGGTGATAAAAGATCCCTTTTCTCTTATGCCGTTGCCGTCATCGAACCGTGTTCTCTCTACATTGAGCACGGGGAGCGAAAGCGCTTTTCCAAGTTTCCCTTCACCAAGACCGTACATTTGTAGACCCGGTGTTAGTTCCCCGACAGAGGTGAAACCAGTGTCTGCAAGGCTTCATGGCCAAAGCCCCGGAGTTTGTCCATCATCATCGCCAGGGACATCTTCGTTCCCCGGGTCCGGTGGCCCGAGTACTCTGAACAGCGCCAGGACACAGTGGCTTCTCCAGCGAGTGTCACGCATTTCGAGGCTTCATGGATTGCAAAATATACAAGACAAGCTCAAGGACTTTCCCCCAGCATTACTCGCTGCTGCGAATGCCTCCAGGACGTTGGGGACAAACGAAGCTGTCGAGAAAAatgaaggaaaagaggaaacaagCTCCACCTGTGACGATGATCGCaaaaggaaaacaggaaTTCCTGAATCCAATGATACATGCGTTCGAACCCAAGTTTAAGTCCCCGTGTGACCTCGTTCGTAAGGAGGCGAACTGCGTACACGCTCGCGTGCCGCTGCATGCCATGGAGCGGCACAATGCTACCCTCTCGCAAGGTGAATTTCACTGTTCTAGCTCCATTTCCGCGTTCCAAACAGCATGCAGGTTTCGATAAAATTCACTGAATCAATGTGTAAACGGTGTGCGTGACACGGTGGACCACATATCAGTGGTAAAGCCCCTTTCACTTGCAATCCCGCAAATTACGGTTGGCACATTTTGTGCTTCGGATCTTCAACCATATTGCTGCGCGAGCAAGTTACATTGTCCTGAACAGACGGTCGCATTAATGTGCCCCAGAGTTCGCTTTTGCATTCGAGGGACTTCCAAGTTTCTGGATTCAAAACTGTCATCCAGTATGTCTTCCATTCTTTGCCTCCTCACAAAGTCGAGAGCAGGACGACAGGCCGTCAGAAGTAATCATTTTAGGTGCACTTTGGAGCAATAAGCAGTATTGGGAACGCAGCTGCGTGCTGTTGCCTTCACCTTAGGCCAACAGCGATATTCTGGTCAACATATTCCTCCAAACTGCAGCAAAGCGCATGCCCTTTTACCGCTTTGTTTATCTGTTGAGGGAGCAGTAAGGCGTGTGTGGCTCAGTGTACATAAGCGAAACTTTCCACACTTCAAAATAAAGCGTTGACCCGTTGACTCCCGAACAATATGGATTGGTTGCCTTTTGCTACGCAGTATGAGGTTATTACTACCGTGGCTTAGAGGTGACTGAGACACGATATCGATCAAAAGAAGgctttttgttttcttggCTCCGCTAGGACTCTTCCTTGCCATTTTCTATGGTGCTTGATCGGCCTACTGGCACTCGCCTCAAGAGGGTCTTGTGGCCGATACCGTTTTGATGCCACAGGTTTGTCACCAATCAGGGCAGACTCCCTGTGGTCGGCTCCAGCATTGCAGTGCGCAGTATGACGTGTTTTTATATAAAGCTAGACACGGCTGTACTGCATCATCCACTTTCTCATTGAGACCCTGAATCTGCCACACCTATCGGGTTGAAAAGATGCTGTGTATAGACACCGTGAGGCAAGTCGCCAGATGCAGAAGAGCTTCCCACATTGATGAAGACGTGAGGAGGTGCATACAGATAACGAGGGCAGAAAGCTGATAATTTCCTCGTCTATCAGACAGCAGAAATGAGGCTGCTTCACACTATTGCCTGTGTGGCTGTCTGCTGCAGCCCAGCGTTCGCGGTACGGGAGCGGTCGGAACACAAGCATGGTGGGCGTTTggcagcagaagaaaccCTCCTGCAAGCGGAGTCCACAGAGAAGTCTCTTTTCCGCGAACCGGAATTCAACGTTGTGTTGAAAAATCGTTACCAAGAAACCGGCCTTAAAGAGTTTATATCTCGTCTTCTCGAACACCATGGAGCACTGGCGACCGGAAAACACGATGTCGCCCAAAAGGCCCACCAGGAGCTACTCAACTTCCATAACAGTCAGTACTTCGGAGAAATTCAAGTTGGAACGCCTCCTGTGCCGTTTGTTGTGGTGAGCCTGCCGAGCTTTATACCTGAAAAAAGGGTTCTCTACTCTTTCAGAAAGGTATTTGATACCGGATCCTCAAACCTCTGGATACCGGCATCTGAATGCAAACAGTAAGATAGCAACCGAGACAGCGAGTTAACGGCGCTCAGAGACTGGAAACCCCTGTTGCAGAGGCGGTTGTATGCCGCATACCCGCTTTGACCCCAAAACTTCCTCCACTTACCTCCCGATAAACGCGGGTGCTGGTGAGCCAGCGATCGCGTTCATCCAGGTATGTTAGATAGTAAACTGGAATGCCTGATAGTGTTTATCTGGTTCGTCAGTATGGGACAGGTGCATGTGTTCTTCGGATGGCGAAAGACACGGTGTTCATCGGAGGAATGTATGGCAAGCTTGTCTTCATTTCGCATCTAGTCATTTCTCATCCTCTTTCCAGAACAGTGCAAAATCAAACTCTTGGCTTAGCCCTTCAAGGTACGGTGTTCTACAGAAAGCCAACAGTTTTTGCTTCTGCATCCCTTCCAGAGTCCACGCATCCGTTCGCTGATCTACCGTTCGACGGCCTTGTTGGCCTCGGTTTTCCTGATGTcacaggagaagaaggactgCCGGCGGACGCTCTCCCCCTCGTCGACTTAATGATGAAGCAAGTGAGAGAATGACAAGGTAAATCACAACTGAAGGGATTAGACTCCAACAATGTCTGTGCAGAAACTGCTTAAAAGGAATGTGTTCGCCGTGTATATGAGTGAACAATTGAATCAGTGAGCAACACGGGTACGTGATGCCAACGTCAGAACGATAACGATATGCTTTTTTTAGGCCTGGGGAGATCACGGTAAACGAAGACCTTCATCCTCCCCTGGATGCGTGTGCGATTCCAGAATACTGAACAGTTCGGTTCCGTAAACCCTCGATATACGTTCGAAGGTCACAAGCCTCAGTGGTTCCCCGTGATATCTTTGGGTAAGAGCTATACAAATATGTGGTAATGAAAGATGAAAGAAATTGAATCCCTTGTCGTACCAGATTACTGGTGCGAAGTGACCCATACAGTAGCCGTCTCAGTCGTGAACTTGAGAGCCGTCTGTGTAGGGAAGTTGGAATTCACGGTCTTCGCCTCAACGGCAAGTCTCTACGCATCTGCGAACGCAAGCGGTGCAAAGCCGCTGTCGACACCGGTTCGAGTTTGGTAAAAAACCACTATATTGCCTCAGTCATATGAGAACTGAAATTCGTCGTTTCAGATCACCGGACCCTCTGAAGTCATCAACCCTCTCCTACAATCGCTAAACGTGGCTGAAGACTGTTCGAACAAAGATAGCCTCCCAACGGTACTAGCCTAACACAAAATGTCCGCTTTGTTATACCCAGATGAGGATGCTCTTCCTGCTGCAGGTCACTTTTGTTCTGGAGGACACTGATGGACGCCTCGTTAAGTTCCCACTAAAACCATCTGACTATCTCGTCGAGGAAATCAACTCCGTAAGTGATTCAATCTTACTGGGACCTGCATTGATTTTTGCACCGCTGAATCACTACAGCAAGGAAAATCGGTCACTTGTGCTGCTGGCTTCATACCAATGGTAGGATGACCATAGCTGTACTTCGTGTCCTCCCTGCCGGACCACACTGTTTGCCCAGGATGTTCCTGCTCCTCGTggtcctctcttcgttcttgGGAATTCGTTTATAAGGAAATACTACACCATTTTTGATCGGGATCATATGGTATGTTCGACTGTACCTCCATTTGTTCGCTCACCCCACACAAAATTCCCTCCCCATAGATGGTTGGATTCATGAGGTAAAGGAAACAACTGTTGTTAACAACGTAGCTCGTTATGCTTTTAGGATCGACGTGACCCTGCATCTTCAGAGCCAACCACGACGGTAATTTTTGTTAAAA from Neospora caninum Liverpool complete genome, chromosome VIIb includes:
- a CDS encoding Pepsinogen A1, related → MRLLHTIACVAVCCSPAFAVRERSEHKHGGRLAAEETLLQAESTEKSLFREPEFNVVLKNRYQETGLKEFISRLLEHHGALATGKHDVAQKAHQELLNFHNSQYFGEIQVGTPPVPFVVVFDTGSSNLWIPASECKRGCMPHTRFDPKTSSTYLPINAGAGEPAIAFIQYGTGACVLRMAKDTVFIGGITVQNQTLGLALQESTHPFADLPFDGLVGLGFPDVTGEEGLPADALPLVDLMMKQKLLKRNVFAVYMSEQLNQPGEITFGSVNPRYTFEGHKPQWFPVISLDYWEVGIHGLRLNGKSLRICERKRCKAAVDTGSSLITGPSEVINPLLQSLNVAEDCSNKDSLPTVTFVLEDTDGRLVKFPLKPSDYLVEEINSQGKSVTCAAGFIPMDVPAPRGPLFVLGNSFIRKYYTIFDRDHMMVGFMRANHDGSGPSLKESSANSDSLFWATVLGIMGFCARATA